CGTCACTTTCACCATCCCTCCAAGAATAGGAACAGTCGCCCACCTTTGCAGTCGAGAGGAAGCAGATTCGGCGTCCACCATTGAAGCAGTATCAAGGTTGTGTTCTCTTGCGAAATGAGCCAAGCAACCCAAGGTATTACATCCTTCCCCACGCTTCGTTTCTATGTTGCTTGCAATACATTGCTGCTGTCATGATTTGTGTGTTGCCTTTGATCGTTTCAATATTGTCGTCTCAAGGTTTGAAATATCTCTAGGTTTGCGTCTCTAGGTTTTACATCCTTTCCCACCTATACTATGTTGCTTGAATATCTCTAGGTTTTCGTCTCAATATTGTCGATATAACAGTATTTGTGTTCATGTAAAATGGTCATTGATTTTGGGATTGTTTATATCACTGTTCTATAGGCAGCAACGGAACTACACGTTCCAGCCGAGCCAACAAGACGGACCAAAAGCGCCGTTCTTGGTCCAATCACGAAGAACAGGTGTTGATCGCATCGTTGAAAGAGCTCGTTGCACAAGGCTGGAAATCCGACAACGGATTTCGTGGTGGCTATTTGAATAAGTTAGAGGAGGCTATGAGAAAGGAGTTCCCGACCACTGACTTGAAAGGAATGCCTCATATTAACTCCAAGGTGACAACGTGGAAGAAGACCTACTATTCACTATGGAACATTCTCAAAGTTAGCGGAGTTGGCTTCAATGTTAACGGGAAACACATGATCGACTGCGATGACGAGCAATGGCAAAACTTTGTGGCTGTAAGTACTTGTATCCCCACTGCATTTATACGTTTTTTTTGTTGGCTTTGTCACGGTATTAAAATGGTTTTCATACGAATTGCAGGCTGATAAGAACGTTACCAATTTCCGTTATAAAAGTTGGCCTTACCTCGAGGATTGGAAGCTTATCTTCGGCAAAGATAGAGCTACGGGCGACGAAGCGGAGGATCTAATGGAGGCGGCACATGATATGTACCGAAAGCTAGACCAACTCGATGAAAATGGTGACTATCATGTCTCTCTTGAGGACATATTTGAGAATGAGATATTGGGAGACAATGTAAGCCAAACACGCATTCCAGAAGAGAGCGTACCAGTTGAGAAGGAGGCTCCAACCTCAAGCAAGAAACGGCGCCGTAGTATAGGTTTTGACGACAGGTTCTTCGAAGCTTTACATGAGGTTGGTCGGGGCACGGAATCAAGACTTGAAACAATATCAAGTCGGATGGGCTACGATTTTGATATATCAAAGGCGCGCAAGGAAGTTTTTGCTAAGTTGAGTGGTATACCCGGGCTATCACAAACCGAGAAGTTTGAGATATGTAACATGCTTGCTAAGGAAGTGGAGCTACTTGACGTCTTTTCTAGTCTTCCCGAAGAAGCGAAGGAAGACTATGTGTTGTTCCTTCTTGCTTCGAAGCACAATTGATGCCATCGCTTCGTCCACGGCGTATGCATTTTAATTGCTTGCCATTGTTTGATGTTTCCATCGTCTTTTGTCGGATATTAGTTTTGCATTTGAATTGCTTGACGTTGTTCAATATTTTCATCATCTTTTGTCGGATATTAGTTTTGCATTTGAGTTGTTTGACATTGTTCTATGTTCGATTTTTTATGGCTATTTGGATTATGCTATAGTTTCTTGAAGTTTGTTTTAAAGAGATGATGTTCTTGGTAATATTTATATCGCTATGATCTTGCCTTGGTGATGAAATTCTGGTATTGATTTGAAATATAGGAAAAGGAGCACATTGTCGTCGAAAGTTTACTTATTTCCATTCGAAATTGTAGATGTTTGTGTAGCATGGCTGTGTTGATTTTAAGTTCGAAGCTTTACAGATAGTTTGAAGTCGAGAATTCGAAATGATAGATTTTGTATTGTTAACTATTCGAAATGGTAGAATTCGAAATGGTAGAATTCGAAAAAAGTCCTCTAATAACCAACTGAAAGTCATGTTACAATTCCGCATATTAAAATCGAGATGCATGTAAAttagtttttatattttaatttgtaactctatattataattcatttccgaaaattattattaatgcaTCGAGATATTCGTTTTCGTAAGAATAACATAATTTTTATCTGCAATTTCCATGgaattagtttaattttttttttgataatagTTGAATTCTATTAGCAATTGGAAAAAGGAAACAAACATAGGCATATAACCTAGAACTGAAAATAACCAAATTCAAGCTTAATTCATGAGAAGCAACAACCAATAAACGATAAcgcttataaaatataatggCGCCATCAAGTTCTACTTGAACGGCGAAGACGAGGCGCAAGAACTTCCGCCATCGTTGCTCTTCGGGGGAGGACCGTTCGGCctcttaaatttatttttaatagtcGCCCATGGATGAGCGACTTTGCTCTTAAATGAAGTTGGAACTGACGGGGCAACACTAGAGCATGCATCGTCAAAATCAAGCTTTCTCGCGACTGGCTTGGGTACAGGCGAAGTGACCTCGTCGTCGCTAGAGTGGCCTTGTTTGTTAACGGTTGTGGAGTCTTCGATCAAGATGAGTGTACGGGAGAGCTCATTCTTCACGTCATGAATCCCAAACAAATTGCATAAAAGTAAAAACTCCGGCTCACCTTCGTGGTAATAAGCTCGAGACAAGGCATTTTCCTAAAAAATAATATCCATCAAACAAAGTGACAACATATTATAATTGATAGTGAGTACCTAATTCATAATATACCTTAAACAAGCGTTTCCACACTTCGTCCACGGCGTGAACGAAATTTGTTCGTTGATCGTATTGTGTGACCTTAACCTTACACAACCATTTGAAGCATACATACCGATCGTGTAGAAATGCAACACGCCCCTCAACTTCATTCACCGAGACGTCCGCGTGTAATTGAGAGTTTAGCTTCAACATCGCTTCAACTAGCGCGTGTGGCGATAAGTGGGGTGGAGTTGGCCtacattcttcaattttttcaattaaagAAATGAGAAGCAATTTATCCTTGCTTGCATCCCACTTGCAAGGATAGAGATATAGTGCTTGTGGGCCTACCGGTGAGAGCGTCATGTCGGGGGAGAAGAGTGTGAAAATTGGGTGAGTCTCTTTTCGAAAATTGGGGGAGAAGGTGAGAAGTAGTTTCATTCACCATCAAATTTATAGTTGTTTTTTTATGCTAGTTTTTAGGTTATATTAATTGTTGGTTGTTGGGGGGTAATGTGTTTTGGTCTTAcatgctatttttcaaaaatttgactATCTCATGTATCGAAAATTTCATGTTCTTTGAATACCTATAATAGCAATATCCATGTGGAGTTAATATGAGTTAATAGCAGCCTCGGTAATATGTTTTAATTGGGCAAATCGAAAAATTGACCAGTTCTTTCTCATTTTCTGCATTGGAAATGCCTGATATTTTGAAGCATcatttattttctaattcaGTGGCATGATAAATCAAACTTCCAAATAAGATAGGGCAAACATTGAACTTTTATGTCAATTTAAATTACAAGGTTCACTGCAAAAATTTCGAACATCAAGGAAATAGGAAATAGCAATTCATAAGATAAGACGCGACTACGAGGTACTAACATATGTTCCTCACATAAATTTGCCAATGAGAATACCTAGAATTAGAACAAATATTGTGAAGCAAAGAGCAGCACAAATGAACTCGAAAATTCCACGCGGCGCGTTATATCCCAAACCCATCCCCGACATCTCTAAACCGCTGATACCGTTGGGTGATACAGGTGACGACAAAACAACTTGGCTGAATCCTTGGCGTAAAGAGGATCCGATCGTCCGAGGCACTTCTTGTGTACCAAGCTGATGGTACTCGTCATACCAGTGGAATCCCTTCCAATGATCTTTACCCGTTGGACATTTGTAGTAAAAACGGCCGGGGTTCCTTGAGCCGTAGCCGGCACACTTTAGCTTCATGATACCATTGCCACAACTACACTGAGGAGGTGGTGTCGAGTCCTCGTAAGCAGCGTCCATCCCTTTTGGATCAAAAAACTTTCATTAGAAATTTAACCAAAGCACAACAACAAATAATATTTATGAAGGCAACGAATCACATGATCACGAAGACAGAAGAACTGTACAGATTGTAAGTAAAATATGGAAAGCATGACAATAACTTATTGCGAGTACAAGTAGTGAGAAATGACATATCTACATATTTTAATTCGCATAAAACAGGTAAAGTATATAATCTAACTCTTTTTATCATATGATTTAAAACCACCTGtcaagattaaataaatattcgGGTCCATGAGCTCAACTTCTTTGTCAAACAAAATTCGAACAAATCCTCAACAAATATAAAAGCAACCAAGGTTCATATAGTAATTACAAAAAGTAGCGGTATAAAACCTAATTGTTATTCAAATATTGCAACCACATGGCGTCGGCCAAGGCATTCCTCGCCGCGTTCCATTGGGGGGAACTATCAACTTGATCTATGAACTCATCGGGCGTTGCATCTAATGTTCCACCGTTGTCTTGGGGCATGGCATCTAGCTGTTGTTCAATAGGATCAACCGCCATTTCCATTCGAATGAAATTGTTGAGTAAAAAAGCTGCCATTATGAGTCTATTTTGCACTCGAATTGGATAAAAAGACGGTGATCTAAGAATTGCCCATCTCATCTTCAATATCCCAAAGGCTCTCTCTATCGCGTTCCTTGCTTTACTATGTCTCAAGTTAAAGAGTTCCTCTTTATTTTGTGGTCGTGCATTGTTTGGTCCCCACTCTTTTAAATGATACCTAACGCCTTTAAACGGCGTTAGGAAACCATCACTATTCGCGTAACCGTTGTCACACAAGTAATATTTCCCTATCaatataacaataaaataaatagatcaATTAATTATCATGTAATAAAGTAAACATATGTAAGTAATGAAATTAGTAGATAGTAATATATACCCTTTGGGACCTTAAGGCCATGAGGTCTACTAATGGCATCTCGTAAGATTCTAGAGTCCGCTGCCGAACCTTCCCAACCGGCTAAAACGTAACTGAAATTCAAATTTCGATCACATACACCTAAAACATTAGTTGATATATGTCCTTTCCTTGTTCTATATCGGGGTTTGTCCTCATTACCAACCATGACACTCACATATGTGCCGTCTAAGGCCCCTAAACAGCCCTATTCACAAGTCACACATGAAATTAGTAAACAACACCAAAAACAATAAATATTGgtttaatgaaaataatatttgttCATGTTATGTATACCTTAAACCATCGCCATCGTGGATCATTGCAATCCGCGGGAACAGCCTCTGGCTTGGCTAAAAACAAATCATGAAGCCGAATAATAGCACCTAATACGACATGGACGTAGTGCGATATTGTTTGACCGGATCTCCAAAAGTTGAAGCGAacaactctattttttttatggtgGGCTAAAACTGAAAGAAACATTGCTACTTGTTCCTCAACGGTAACGAAACGACCGTTAACCAAACCCCCCTGTTCTCGCAAAATAACACAAAGCCTAGCAAAAGTCCTACGGTCCATTCGAAGGTTGGAAATGCAGTCATCATCGCTAAGACCAACTAAACGGCTTAAATGTTTTTCTTGGTCGGGCAACTTACGTATTAGCTCATATTTAAGGGCTCCAGTTTCACGCCTTCTTTTGCCTAACCTAGTCTTATGATAATACACAAGTAACATTGTAAATTGAATCACGTGAACTCGCAATATTTCTTGCAATAAAACAAATTGCATGTCACGCATCCGACTGT
The genomic region above belongs to Salvia miltiorrhiza cultivar Shanhuang (shh) chromosome 5, IMPLAD_Smil_shh, whole genome shotgun sequence and contains:
- the LOC131025732 gene encoding uncharacterized protein At2g29880-like translates to MSQATQGSNGTTRSSRANKTDQKRRSWSNHEEQVLIASLKELVAQGWKSDNGFRGGYLNKLEEAMRKEFPTTDLKGMPHINSKVTTWKKTYYSLWNILKVSGVGFNVNGKHMIDCDDEQWQNFVAADKNVTNFRYKSWPYLEDWKLIFGKDRATGDEAEDLMEAAHDMYRKLDQLDENGDYHVSLEDIFENEILGDNVSQTRIPEESVPVEKEAPTSSKKRRRSIGFDDRFFEALHEVGRGTESRLETISSRMGYDFDISKARKEVFAKLSGIPGLSQTEKFEICNMLAKEVELLDVFSSLPEEAKEDYVLFLLASKHN
- the LOC131026233 gene encoding uncharacterized protein LOC131026233, yielding MDAAYEDSTPPPQCSCGNGIMKLKCAGYGSRNPGRFYYKCPTGKDHWKGFHWYDEYHQLGTQEVPRTIGSSLRQGFSQVVLSSPVSPNGISGLEMSGMGLGYNAPRGIFEFICAALCFTIFVLILGILIGKFM